Genomic segment of Bacteroidota bacterium:
CGGAGCCGGCAATACACAATCCGTGAAGTTTGCATTGCAACGATTAGGCGCAAGCCCGATATTGAGCGATGATAAAACCGAAATACTTTCCGCCGATAAACTAATCTTCCCAGGTGTCGGTCATGCAAAAGCGGCGATGAATGTGTTGAAGGAGAAACAGCTCGACCGTTTGATTCCACAATTAAAGCAGCCGGTGTTAGGAGTCTGTCTCGGCATGCAACTTATGTGCCGATTTAGTGAAGAAGGAAATACAGACTGCCTTGGCATTTTTGATGAAACGGTTAAACTCTTTGAGCCAAAACTCAAAGTGCCGCACACGGGCTGGAATCAGGTCATCACTTCTTATCCAGCAACTAACAACCAACAACTAACAACTAATGAAGACTGGTTCTACTTCGTTCATAGTTACTACGTTCCAAAAAATGAATACACCACTCTGAGTTGCAATTACATCACGGAGTTCTCTGCCGCGATTCAGAAAGACAATTTCTACGGTATGCAGTTTCATCCCGAGAAAAGCGGCGAGGCCGGAGAAAAATTACTCATGAAATTTTTAGAGCTATAATGTTCATTATACCCGCCATAGATATCATTGACGGACATTGCGTGCGCCTTTCGCAAGGCGACTATGCGCAGAAGAAAATCTACAACGAGAACCCGCTCGAAGTCGCGAAAGAATTTGAAGCAGCAGGTATCGAGCGCCTACATCTGGTTGATTTGGATGGAGCGAAGTCGCATCACATCGTTAATCACGCCGTTCTTAAAGAAGTATCGGGCAACACCTCTCTGCAAATTGATTTTGGCGGCGGAATAAAAAGTGATGAGGATGTAAAGCTCGCCTTTGAAAACGGAGCAAAACAAATCACCGTGGGCAGTATTGCCGTAAAATCGCGCGAGACAGTTTTAAAATGGTTGAAGCATTATGGCCCCGAGAAAATAATTCTTGGTGCCGATGTAAAAGGCGAATCCATCGCCATCAACGGATGGCAGGAAAGCAGCTCGCTCAATCTTTTCGACTTCCTAGAAGATTACATTCAGCAAGGTATCCGGTATGTTATCTGCACCGACATTTCTAAAGATGGCATGTTGCAGGGACCCTCCTTCAATCTTTATCAAAAAATTCTTTTGCGTTTTCCTGAAGTAAAACTGATTGCCAGCGGAGGCGTTAGCGAGATGAATGATTTAATCCGTCTGAACGAAATGGGTTTGTACGGCGCTATTGTCGGCAAGGCAATTTACGAGGGAAATATTTCGCTTGATCAACTCTCTTCATTTCAAAGCCCTTCCCTTCGGGGAGGGTTGGGAGGGCTTGCCAAACGTATCATCCCTTGCCTTGACATCAAAGATGGGCGCACGGTCAAGGGGGTCAACTTTGTCAACCTGCGCGATGCGGGCGATCCGGTGGAGCTTGCCAAAATTTATGCGGCCGAAGGAGCCGACGAACTCGTGTTCCTCGACATCACCGCCACGCACGAGCGCCGAAAAACTTTGATTGAACTGGTAGAGCGCGTGGCGCAGAACATCAACATTCCTTTCACCGTTGGCGGCGGAATTGCCTCGGTGGATGATGTCTATGCCTTGTTGCAAAGCGGGGCCGATAAAGTTTCGGTCAACTCCGAGGCGGTGCGCCATCCGCAACTGCTGAATGAAATCTCTGACCGGTTCGGCAATCAATGTTTGGTGTTGGCGATAGATGCCAAAGAGGTGAATGGAATTTGGAAAGTATTTCTCAACGGCGGGCGACTGGAAACCGAAAGAGAATTGTTTGAGTGGGCGAAGGAGGGCGAGCAACGCGGTGCCGGTGAAATTCTTTTCACCTCTATGAATCACGACGGAACAAAGAACGGATTTGCGAACAATGCCTTGCGGCAACTTTCTCAAACCGTCAACATACCGGTCATTGCATCCGGTGGCGCCGGAACCATGCAGCACTTTTTCGATACCTTCACCGAAGGCAAAGCCGATGCCGCTTTGGCTGCCAGCATTTTTCACTTTAAAGAAATCAGTATCCCCGATTTGAAAGCATATCTCAAACAAAAAGGATTAGTCATACGAAGCTATTAGGATGAAAAGATATTTCGCACAGAGGCACGGAGAATACAATTCTCGGCTGTTATCTCTGTGTCTCCGTGCGATAAATAATAATTTATAAAAAGGAAAAACGGACTATGAAAATTGATTTCACCAAAGGCGCGGGACTTGTTCCCGCCATCATCCAGGACGCTGCTACCGGTGCGGTGCTCATGCTCGGCTTTATGAACGAAGAAGCCTTTCAGAAAACGCAGACCGAAAAGCGCGTCACCTTTTTCAGCCGCAGCAAAAACCGCTTGTGGACCAAGGGTGAAGAGTCCGGCAATTTTCTTGATGTGGTTTCCATCCTGATTGATTGCGACCATGATACGCTTCTTATAAAAGCAAAACCCCACGGACCGGTGTGCCACACCGGTACCGATACCTGTTGGAATGAAAAGAACAGCGCCCCTCCGCTTGCTTTCCTTGCCGAACTGGAAGCCACCATCGCCGCGCGCAAAAATGCAGCGCCGGAAGATTCATACACCGCAAAACTTTTCTCCAAAGGCATCAACAAGATTGCACAGAAGGTGGGCGAAGAAGCCACCGAACTCATCATCGAAGCCAAGGATGACAATCCGGATTTGTTTCTGAACGAAGCCGCCGATTTGTTGTTCCACTACCTCATCCTGCTGCGTGCAAAGGGCTATGGACTGGCCGATGTCATCACCGTGCTCGAAGGCCGTAAGAAATAAGCAAATCATTTGGGCGGCTTACGGGCTTTCGGCTATATCTTTTTCGACTCGCTTATATTTTAAAGGATGAAAAAGGATGCCGCCTCTATCCCGGCCGCAGTGCAGCGCTCTTCATCAAGTTCTATAGATAAAAACAAAAGTCTTTAGGACGTTTGTTTTTGAATAGCACAAAACAAATACTGACTGTGCATTATAGCTCCGTAGGAGCTATATGTTTGGTAGTAAATAAACAGCCACTCATTCAATTTCCGTCGGAACGTTCGATACAAAACATTCGGTCGCCCCGATGGGGCTTGGCTTGGTTGACTGTAAATTCTCTACCAAAGGCTTTGACCCTACGGGTCAAGGAATCAGTGCCACACATCTTTATATAAGCTTTCGAACACTTATGGGCACAGCCTACGCTCAGTTGGGTTTGATGTTTGCAGAGATTTTTATGCATTACTGCTACCATCCATTTCCCGCAACCAATATCTATTTATTGCGCGAATACAGCCCAAAAATAAGGGCCCTTCGGCACGGCACAAGGGCCCTTCTCTTTCCGATGAGGACCCTTGTCTGACGGATGAGGGTTCTTCTCTGGCAGCGAAGGGCTCTCCTCTCTGCCATAAGGACCCTTATCCAGAGAATAAGGACCCTTGTTTATTGCGACAAGGACCCTTGACTGGCGCATGAGGTTCCTGTTCTGGAAAATGAGGGCCCTTGGGTGGCTGACAAGGACCCGAAAATTGAAAATAAGAGTCTATGCTAAGAGCGTAAAACGCAAAAACCCCGCAAAAAGCGGGGTTTTTTGAATAAAATGAACCTTTGAAGGGGTTTAAGATGTTGCTCCTAAAGCAATAATAATAGAATTGGCGGCGCTCCAGGGACCTGCACCCGCAGAATTTACCGCCCGCACCTGTACCCAAACCCGCTGACCTGCATGAGCCGGATTGGAAAGGTCAATAGCAGTAGAAGAAACATCATGGTCGAACGGCACCCAGACGATGGGGTCTGTGCCAAAAGGGTCATTGAAAGTGTAGCGCATGTTGTACCAAATATGGCCGAAGTGATGCACGGCATCCCAATGCGCATCTATGTGTCCGAACAAGTCATTGTGCGTTAAAGAAAGATTCTGAGCCTGCGGCGGACTCGTAACATCGGGAGCATTGAAGTCCTGAATAAACATGTTAGCGCTTTCAATAATCGCCGGGTCGCCACCACTCACGTTTTGAACGTATGCCGTTACTTTTACGCCTATATCCATCGCTGCCTTCTTTTTCAGTTTAGAGTCGGCCACCGCCATGCTCAACTGATGCTTTAGAGTGGTTACCAGCGTTTCGGCTGCTTCCCAGGCATCGGTGGCCAGAGTCCAGTCTGCCAAGGATGGAAGGGGTACTGAAAAATTAATATTGCCGGTCATCGCTGCGATGCAGGCGCGGAAGAGGGCGATGACCACCGTGGCGGTCTTGCCATACATTTTTAAGATTGCTTTGCTCATATAGTTTTTGTTTTAGAACTGCAAAAGTATATGCGGCGGGCATTGCGGCAGAAAAAGGTGATGAATGGCCACCAAGTGGGTATGAACGGCGATTTAGTCCGGTATTTTGGCCTTTATTTTTCCGTGCGGAAAATAAATTTCGCGCACTTTTTTGATGTGTGTCTTCGAAACGGCCACCGTCATTCCGTTGGACATTAGGAGGTGTAGTTGTTTACTGGCTGTTTTCGCCTGATAGCAGTCCACCACATGTTTGCGGTTGATAATCACCCCGCGATTGACGGTCATAAACTCGGGGAGCTTCAACAGGTGGCAGTCCTTTACGGTCAGCTTCACATAGTATTCTCTGGATTTAGGAGACCCGCTCCCTTCGTCCTGCTCCAAGTGGTGATACCGGATGTAGTTAGACAGCTTGGTGGCCAGCACCAGTTGGTCGTAAAAAATTCTAACAGATCGTTCGAAACCCTGCACAGGTAGCAAGAAATAATCATCCATAGCGATATTGGGTTTTTGGTGTACCAAAATGACAATTGTGTATGCCTTGCTAAGATAAAGCGGAAAAGGGAAATTGTCAAGTGGGGGTTATTCAGCTATATGCTGGATGCTTGGAAGGGTGTGGGCTATGCCTACACCCAGGAGGCGGGATTCCACATTCGCTATGTTTAAATCGAAAAGCTCGACTACTCAAATAATCTTTTTATTCGCCCAATGGCAAAACACCAACTGAAACCCCACACCATCTATTGCGGCGACAACCTCAAGATGCTGCAAGAAGTGCCCGACGAATCTGTTGACCTTGTTTATATAGACCCGCCCTTCAACAGCAACCGAAACTATGAAGTGTTTTGGGGCGATGCCGCCGAAAAGCGCGCCTTCAACGACCGCTTTGGCGATGCACAAGCCTACATAGACTACATGCGCCCCCGCGCCGAACAACTTTATCGCGTGTTGAAAAAGACGGGCAGTTTCTATTTCCATTGCGACTGGCACGCCGACTCTTATGTGCGCCTCATGTTGGATGAAATATTTGGGGCAAATAATTTTCGCAATCATATTATTTGGCAAAGAACCAATGCACACAATGATGCAAAGAGTCAGTTTGGTGTAGTGAACGATTCTATTTTCTATTATGCTAAATCAGATAAAACTTCTTTTAATGTTCAATACACTGCTTACGATGAAGATTACATCAAGAACTTTTACAGGTTCGATGATAATGATGGGAAGGGAGTATATCGGATGGGTGACATGTCAGCACCAGCAGGTGGAGGAATGGCTGCAATAAACAAGAAAACCGGAAAGTCAAATGGATGGTACTACTATAAAGGATATGAACCACCAGAAAGAGGTTGGAGATATTCCGAAGAAACCATGAAGAAATTGGATGAAGAGGGTAAAATTTATTTTCCGATAGATAAAAAAGGAGTTCCTGACTTTAAAAAGCGGCTGGCTTTCAAAAGATATTTGAACGAACAAAAAGGGCAATTGATTTCAAATGTCTGGACGGATATACAAAACCTGCAAGGTGCATCGAAAGAAGCATTGGGCTACCCTACACAAAAACCCATTGCGCTGATGGAAAGAATACTGGAAGCGAGCAGCAACAAAGGCGATATAGTGTTAGATGCTTTTTGCGGATGTGGCACTACTTTGGTGGCAGCGCAAAAGCTGGACAGAAAATGGATAGGCATAGACATTTCGCCCACCGCTTGCCGCGTGATGGCGCAAAGACTTTGGGATATTTTTAAACTGGATGAAGGCAAAGACTTTGAACTTTCCGACTTGCCACACACCGAAGAAGAACTGCGGCAGATTCCGCACTTCGAGTTTGAGAACTGGGCGGTCATTGCCCTCGGCGGCATTCCAAACAAAATCAAAGTGGGTGATTATGGAATAGATGGAAAACTTTATCCGGTAGATTTAGTAAAGCAGAAGAAAACCGGCTCCGATTTGTTTGGCGACAGCGATATTTATTATCCCATCCAAGTGAAACAAAAAGACAAAGCGGGCCGACCCGACATTGATGCCTTTGAAACCGCCATCCGCCGCGACGGCCGCCGCAAAGGCTACTTCATCTCTTTCGACTACACCTCCGATGCCATCAAAGAAATCAAGCGCCTCGACAAAGACGGCGAAATAGAAATTGTACCGATTACGGTGAAGGATTTGTTGCGGAAGGAGAGTTGGGGAAATTAGGGAAGAGATCCAGAAGCAACAAAGTAAAATAGAAATATGTCTCAATCATCATTACAAGTGCTAATTGGAGTACTGTCAATATTGGTAGTATTAATTACCGTTTTTTTAAAAAAATCACATGATGAATTAAGAGATGTTAAGTCAAAACTATCTGAAAAAAAATTTGATACCTATAATGAAATACTGGCGGTGCTTTTTGACATTGTAAAGCAGCAACAGAAGCTAACGACAATATCAGAGGATGAAACTTTAAGTCGTCTAATGAATGTAAAGAGGGACTTAATGTTGTATGGAAATGATAAAATTATTCGAAAGTTTTTTGAGTGGGAAGAAAATCAACTGAAAGTTGGCTATCGTTTATGGAATTGGGCAGAATTGGCTGCTTTAGCAAGGAGAGATATGGCCTACCAATCTACATCTATCACTGCCGACGATATTTTGAGATCTCTATTTAGAAATCGGCACGAGTATTTGGAATTCAAAGAGGAATTTATCCTCAAAAAATAATCGAAATTCCCCTACCGGTAGGCGTCTCACCAAACTAAATAGGTGGACGAAGACTACAAAAGTCTTTAAAACCTTTGGTTTTGACTTTATTTCACGCAGAGGGCGCAGCGTAGCTGGGAACACAGAGAAAATACAGTAAAAAGACTCCATACTCTGCATCTCTGCGCGCTCCGCGTGAAATGTATTCTTGATTTGAAAAGACCTTGTAAGGACAATCTATATTGATGAGCGCTGAGCTGCGCGAGAGATTGCAGTGGAAATCCTTTTCTTCTTTTAAGAATATACGAGTAGAAAAGATTGGAACGTAAAGCCCGACCGACGCCGAGGAACGAGGCGGGGGACGCGCCATTATTTTTTGCATTGTGTTTGTTTGGGTATTGATTAGGAATAGGTTGTTTAGGGATAATGGGGGAAGGCGATTGGTGGCGCGATAAAATTTAATGAGGCGCAATACATATTATCTACATCTTCGTCGGATGAAGACAGGTGGTGGTAAATTTTTGTCGGCTCTTTTCTTTTGCTTGATAGCTATCTGCTTTCTTCAGGGGCAAAGCACGTTTTATGTGTCGGGGAAATATCTTTTGGATCCTTGTGGCGATACGGTGCTGTTGCGAGGCATCAATTATGCGCCATATAATTGGGGCTATGACCAGAGTAGTGAGGAGACGGTTGAAATAGAGAAGACGGGGGCGAATTGTGTGCGGTTGGTGTGGTATGCCGATGGCAGTGCGCCTTATTATACGAACGAAAATCTGGATAGCGTGTTGGCGCGTTGTGCTGAACGGCGGATGATACCTGTTCTTGAGTTGCATGACCAGACTTGTCAGAATGACAGTGCCCAATTAGTGTCGCTGGCAGATTGGTACACGGGGCCGGATGTGGCGGCTATTTTGCAGAAGCATCAGGCCTATTTGATTGTAAACATTGCAAACGAGGTGTTGTATCATCGTTGGGCGGCGGTGCCTTCGGCAGCGGTGAATAGTTATATCAATACGTACAGTACGATTGTCAACCGCTTGCGCAACGGAGGGCTTAATTTTCCTTTGATGATTGACGCACCGGATTGTGGCACGGATATTTCGCTCATTGGTTCGGTGGCTGCCGCGTTGCAAAATGCCGACCCGAAGCATAATCTGATGTTCAGCGCGCATGCTTACTGGTATTCTTATGCGCAAAATGATTCGTTGCAAATGGCCGCGCTGCTTTCTGCGGCATCTGCGCTGAATTTTCCGGTGATATTGGGTGAGGTGGCTAATTATCAGGATGATGCAAATCCTTGTCAGTACGGTTTAAATTATCGTGCGCTGTTTCATCTTTGTGAAACTTTTCAAATGCCGTGGATTTGTTGGGGATGGAGCCACGATAATTGTACAGCGCGACAGTTGAGCACTAATGGGCAGTTCGGTTCTTTGTCTGCTTATGGAAATGAAGTGGTCAATCATCCGGATTATGGTTTGAAAAATAAAGCGGTGCGGTCTTATTATATGCTCTATAATCAACAGTGTCTTTCTACCGGTGTTTTGGATTACAGGCAGGAGGAAGGCTTCGTGGTTTCTCCGGTCGCCAGTGGCTCGTTGACGATTCAATCTACGATGGCTGACGTTCAGCGGATCACGATTACCGATATGGCGGGGAGAGTTGTCCGGTCTTGTGTTTTGCCGCCTGATGAAACAACGATAGTCGCATTGCCGTCGGGCATTTACCTGATTGCATCTGAAAACAAGAAGGTAATTCGAAAGGTGGTGTATTAGGCTTCTGTAGGCTTTTTGCATACGTTCCTTGCGATGGTTGCAACTCGTAGCTGTTTTGGAACTTCAAAAACAAAAGGCTTTATGACCTTTGTAGTTTACGGAAATAAAAAAGCCCCGACAAGGAGTCAGGGCTTTTTGGTTTTTAATGTTTTCGTTTCTACCACACAGGCGGGATAGAATTAGTAGGTAATGTTCATTGCATGAATCTTAAAGGTGCCGGTATTAGCGTCTGTTCCTCTATAGAAACCGAAGGAAATTCCATCGCCGGGAGCAATCTTGGTTGGGGGATCTGGTGAGAGGATGTATGCTAAGACTTCGATGGGCTTATTGGCCGTCGTAATATTAATAGGACTGATAGTAAGCCCTGAACCAGCTGTTCCCCCCTGAACAAAGCCGACACCCGCGTGCGCTATGCTGATGGCATTGGGCGAAAAATAGATAGTACCGGTTGCAGTAGAGCTCACGATAAAATGCAACACAATCGAATCTCCAGCTTTGTAATCGGCAGGAACAGTAAAATTGTGAAAGAAGCTAGAATTCACACCGTCGGGGAACTGGATAGCCGCACTAGCTCCAAAGCCATTTGAAAAAGTTGCGTTGCCACTCGGCAGGTAGGCTCCGTAGATGTTTAGCGAAATGCTTCTCTTGGACAGTCTGTCAGCGGTTTTTGCATTGAGGGCATAAGGCACACTCATCAACTGGCTGGTAGCAGTGACGGAGTACGCAGTGCCTCCGGCAGGGTCTGTTTCGGTTTTGATAAAATATAATCCTGAGGACCAGTCTATGTTTGCAAAAGTTCCGCTGACCACCGTTCCTGTGCCAATTTCCAGACTAGCGAGTCCGTTGGCGTTGGTGGTGGGGGTTTGGGTTTCAACATAAACCGCGGTGCCTGAGGCAGAGCTTTTCAAAATGCTGATGCGCATTCCGACGGCGGCAGAGGTTACTAGACTATTGCTGGCATTGCGCACCACGGCCTGATAGCTCATTTTTTGGGGTGCTTGCGCGAAAGCAGTATGCAATAGAATCAGGGATAGGAATAAGGTAGATAGTTTACGCATGGTTTTTAGTTTTTGATGATTTTAAATTGTTTGATTTCCTTTTGATTTTCAGATACGGTTAAAAAATAAATGCCTGCCGCAAATTGCGAAACAGGAATGTTCGTTTCACTTTCTTCAACAGATCTATTTCCCAAAACCTGTCCCTTTAGGTCAGTAAGACGGTAGGATAAATTCTGCGTTTCGTTGTTTTCGACCTTCAAAGTCAGTAGGTTGGTTGTCGGGTTTGGATAGACCGACAGCAGCAGGTTAATATACGGTGCTTCATCCTTTACACTTAGGGTGTAGATTTCGTAAGGCTGTTGCACCCCCTGACTTAGCGAAGCACCTCCACCGGTGGCAGCAATGTAGGCTACCTGTCCTATGGAATAGCTGATGGAGCCTC
This window contains:
- a CDS encoding bifunctional phosphoribosyl-AMP cyclohydrolase/phosphoribosyl-ATP diphosphatase HisIE — translated: MKIDFTKGAGLVPAIIQDAATGAVLMLGFMNEEAFQKTQTEKRVTFFSRSKNRLWTKGEESGNFLDVVSILIDCDHDTLLIKAKPHGPVCHTGTDTCWNEKNSAPPLAFLAELEATIAARKNAAPEDSYTAKLFSKGINKIAQKVGEEATELIIEAKDDNPDLFLNEAADLLFHYLILLRAKGYGLADVITVLEGRKK
- a CDS encoding restriction endonuclease, producing MAKHQLKPHTIYCGDNLKMLQEVPDESVDLVYIDPPFNSNRNYEVFWGDAAEKRAFNDRFGDAQAYIDYMRPRAEQLYRVLKKTGSFYFHCDWHADSYVRLMLDEIFGANNFRNHIIWQRTNAHNDAKSQFGVVNDSIFYYAKSDKTSFNVQYTAYDEDYIKNFYRFDDNDGKGVYRMGDMSAPAGGGMAAINKKTGKSNGWYYYKGYEPPERGWRYSEETMKKLDEEGKIYFPIDKKGVPDFKKRLAFKRYLNEQKGQLISNVWTDIQNLQGASKEALGYPTQKPIALMERILEASSNKGDIVLDAFCGCGTTLVAAQKLDRKWIGIDISPTACRVMAQRLWDIFKLDEGKDFELSDLPHTEEELRQIPHFEFENWAVIALGGIPNKIKVGDYGIDGKLYPVDLVKQKKTGSDLFGDSDIYYPIQVKQKDKAGRPDIDAFETAIRRDGRRKGYFISFDYTSDAIKEIKRLDKDGEIEIVPITVKDLLRKESWGN
- the hisH gene encoding imidazole glycerol phosphate synthase subunit HisH, translated to MKVVIINYGAGNTQSVKFALQRLGASPILSDDKTEILSADKLIFPGVGHAKAAMNVLKEKQLDRLIPQLKQPVLGVCLGMQLMCRFSEEGNTDCLGIFDETVKLFEPKLKVPHTGWNQVITSYPATNNQQLTTNEDWFYFVHSYYVPKNEYTTLSCNYITEFSAAIQKDNFYGMQFHPEKSGEAGEKLLMKFLEL
- the hisF gene encoding imidazole glycerol phosphate synthase subunit HisF — encoded protein: MGLYGAIVGKAIYEGNISLDQLSSFQSPSLRGGLGGLAKRIIPCLDIKDGRTVKGVNFVNLRDAGDPVELAKIYAAEGADELVFLDITATHERRKTLIELVERVAQNINIPFTVGGGIASVDDVYALLQSGADKVSVNSEAVRHPQLLNEISDRFGNQCLVLAIDAKEVNGIWKVFLNGGRLETERELFEWAKEGEQRGAGEILFTSMNHDGTKNGFANNALRQLSQTVNIPVIASGGAGTMQHFFDTFTEGKADAALAASIFHFKEISIPDLKAYLKQKGLVIRSY
- a CDS encoding cellulase family glycosylhydrolase, encoding MRRNTYYLHLRRMKTGGGKFLSALFFCLIAICFLQGQSTFYVSGKYLLDPCGDTVLLRGINYAPYNWGYDQSSEETVEIEKTGANCVRLVWYADGSAPYYTNENLDSVLARCAERRMIPVLELHDQTCQNDSAQLVSLADWYTGPDVAAILQKHQAYLIVNIANEVLYHRWAAVPSAAVNSYINTYSTIVNRLRNGGLNFPLMIDAPDCGTDISLIGSVAAALQNADPKHNLMFSAHAYWYSYAQNDSLQMAALLSAASALNFPVILGEVANYQDDANPCQYGLNYRALFHLCETFQMPWICWGWSHDNCTARQLSTNGQFGSLSAYGNEVVNHPDYGLKNKAVRSYYMLYNQQCLSTGVLDYRQEEGFVVSPVASGSLTIQSTMADVQRITITDMAGRVVRSCVLPPDETTIVALPSGIYLIASENKKVIRKVVY
- a CDS encoding T9SS type A sorting domain-containing protein; the encoded protein is MKNIKIRYLLLMLWCIALTKVQAQQSTTAAGGDATSTGGSISYSIGQVAYIAATGGGASLSQGVQQPYEIYTLSVKDEAPYINLLLSVYPNPTTNLLTLKVENNETQNLSYRLTDLKGQVLGNRSVEESETNIPVSQFAAGIYFLTVSENQKEIKQFKIIKN
- a CDS encoding LytTR family transcriptional regulator, which codes for MVHQKPNIAMDDYFLLPVQGFERSVRIFYDQLVLATKLSNYIRYHHLEQDEGSGSPKSREYYVKLTVKDCHLLKLPEFMTVNRGVIINRKHVVDCYQAKTASKQLHLLMSNGMTVAVSKTHIKKVREIYFPHGKIKAKIPD